In Candidatus Methanomethylophilus alvi Mx1201, a genomic segment contains:
- a CDS encoding 30S ribosomal protein S19e — protein MVTVYDVPAEKLILKVSEKLKENDKIVPPEWAEFAKTGIHTERAPVQQDWWYTRAASIMRKLYVKGPMGTSKLAGEYGGFNDRGCKPNKAVKGSRNIVRKCLIQLQDAGLLEATQDKQGRKISPAGQKLLDNSAKEVFDESKN, from the coding sequence ATGGTAACAGTCTACGACGTTCCCGCTGAGAAACTCATTCTCAAAGTGTCTGAGAAGCTCAAAGAGAACGATAAGATCGTTCCTCCCGAGTGGGCCGAGTTCGCAAAGACCGGAATCCACACCGAGAGGGCACCTGTCCAGCAGGACTGGTGGTACACTAGGGCAGCCTCCATCATGAGGAAGCTGTATGTGAAGGGCCCCATGGGAACCTCCAAGCTCGCAGGCGAGTATGGCGGATTCAACGACAGGGGATGCAAGCCCAACAAGGCAGTCAAGGGAAGCCGCAACATCGTCAGGAAGTGTCTCATTCAGCTTCAGGACGCAGGCCTCCTCGAGGCAACCCAGGACAAGCAGGGAAGGAAGATCTCCCCCGCCGGACAGAAGCTCCTCGACAACTCTGCCAAAGAGGTATTTGACGAATCTAAGAACTGA
- a CDS encoding electron transfer flavoprotein subunit alpha/FixB family protein, protein MTGCESCSGGSCSSDGKNKGLPPGMLEQYKLNVDRSDGYLIWVEIDRSGEYPRVSDVSLEILSKVRSMNDGSRIWGVVFGHAELKPLYGEIFSHGVETLYEVHDKRLCTFHPEAYADALAQIIVRTEPAVVLMGATPRGRELAPRVAAKLDAGLTADCTDLSVDDRIISMTRPAFGGNVLATIQCTAFPQMATVRPGVFPISDPSEGAKGTVIYWQYDGCGLKDIVSSENVRNEEDDITRSRILVSLGAGVKKDSIPIAESVARKLGGMVSCSRKLVEKGWFPQSRQVGQSGKSVAPDVYLAFGISGSVQHLAGISSAKRVISVNTDPDARIGEVADEIIVGDANAVLRELDRIL, encoded by the coding sequence GTGACGGGATGCGAATCGTGTTCGGGCGGCAGCTGTTCGTCCGACGGAAAGAACAAGGGACTTCCCCCGGGGATGCTGGAACAGTACAAACTGAACGTGGACCGTTCCGACGGGTATCTGATCTGGGTCGAGATCGACCGTTCCGGAGAATATCCCAGGGTATCGGATGTGAGCCTGGAGATCCTGTCCAAGGTCCGTTCCATGAACGACGGTTCCCGTATATGGGGGGTCGTATTCGGCCATGCGGAGCTCAAGCCGCTGTACGGTGAGATATTCTCTCATGGGGTCGAGACGCTCTACGAGGTCCACGACAAGAGGCTGTGTACCTTCCACCCCGAGGCGTACGCCGATGCTCTGGCACAGATAATCGTGAGGACGGAGCCCGCGGTCGTCCTCATGGGTGCCACTCCCAGAGGGAGGGAGTTGGCCCCGAGGGTCGCGGCCAAGCTGGATGCGGGGCTTACCGCCGACTGCACGGATCTTTCCGTGGACGACAGGATAATCTCCATGACCCGCCCCGCCTTCGGGGGGAACGTCCTCGCCACCATCCAATGTACGGCATTCCCTCAGATGGCTACGGTCCGTCCGGGCGTATTCCCGATATCGGATCCGTCCGAGGGTGCCAAAGGTACGGTGATCTATTGGCAGTACGACGGGTGCGGGCTCAAGGACATAGTATCCTCCGAAAATGTGAGGAACGAAGAGGACGATATAACGCGGTCCAGGATACTCGTATCCCTGGGGGCAGGTGTGAAGAAGGACAGCATCCCGATAGCGGAATCCGTCGCACGCAAACTCGGGGGCATGGTCTCATGCTCGAGGAAACTGGTGGAGAAGGGGTGGTTCCCCCAGTCCCGTCAGGTGGGGCAATCCGGAAAGAGCGTAGCCCCGGATGTGTATCTGGCATTCGGGATATCTGGTTCCGTCCAGCATCTGGCCGGCATCTCCTCGGCCAAAAGAGTGATCTCGGTGAACACCGATCCCGATGCGAGGATCGGGGAGGTCGCCGACGAGATAATAGTCGGCGACGCCAATGCGGTCCTCAGGGAATTGGACAGGATTCTCTGA
- a CDS encoding tetratricopeptide repeat protein: MEIAVEADVWFRRNAESELNEARMYALEAIRRRGGAGRPETAVMIRDAADCGNLRAAGNLADMMVSGKGVRKDLSAASSLYAAVAKGPARGRAVPAKAADDGRTGQCDPGLSFRLFKQAADNGDQYAMYAVACMYRDGKGTSEDREKYKFYTRMAADFGNRDAKEIVGKWDAKEKKRRKAAKKADP, encoded by the coding sequence TTGGAAATCGCCGTCGAGGCGGATGTCTGGTTCCGCAGGAATGCCGAATCCGAATTGAACGAGGCGCGTATGTACGCCCTGGAGGCGATTCGCAGACGCGGAGGGGCTGGAAGGCCGGAGACGGCCGTCATGATCAGGGATGCCGCGGACTGCGGGAATCTGAGGGCGGCCGGGAACCTGGCGGACATGATGGTCTCCGGGAAGGGAGTCAGGAAGGATCTCTCCGCAGCCTCTTCGCTGTATGCCGCGGTGGCCAAGGGTCCTGCCAGGGGAAGGGCCGTACCTGCCAAGGCGGCCGACGACGGGAGGACCGGCCAATGCGACCCCGGTCTGTCTTTCCGTCTGTTCAAGCAGGCTGCGGATAATGGCGACCAGTATGCGATGTATGCGGTGGCGTGCATGTACCGTGACGGGAAAGGCACCTCCGAGGACAGGGAGAAGTACAAGTTCTATACCCGCATGGCCGCCGATTTCGGAAACAGGGATGCGAAGGAGATAGTCGGGAAATGGGATGCGAAGGAAAAGAAACGCAGGAAGGCCGCTAAGAAGGCCGATCCATGA
- a CDS encoding DNA-binding protein, with the protein MDDDPELEAIRQRRMAELQQSQQNQAAQQEQAKQIEAQKQSILRQIMTPEARDRLANVKLANPNLAASVENQMIRLYQGGRLQQQITDAMLREILQSMVPQEREIHIERR; encoded by the coding sequence ATGGACGACGATCCTGAATTGGAAGCGATAAGGCAGAGAAGGATGGCGGAGCTCCAGCAGAGCCAGCAGAATCAGGCGGCCCAGCAGGAGCAGGCTAAACAGATCGAGGCCCAGAAACAATCCATCCTCAGGCAGATCATGACCCCGGAGGCCAGGGACAGGCTCGCGAACGTGAAGCTTGCAAACCCCAACCTCGCTGCATCCGTAGAGAACCAGATGATCCGTCTTTATCAGGGCGGAAGGCTGCAGCAGCAGATCACCGACGCCATGCTGAGAGAGATCCTTCAGAGTATGGTCCCCCAGGAAAGGGAGATCCACATAGAGAGGAGATAA
- a CDS encoding DUF3800 domain-containing protein, which produces MDESGKPNYNDTENEYVLAAITIHESEYKHVENELSKVKQSFFPDKDPKDIEIHATDIISRKGIFSEMDVSKRLQLLKDILSTLKMIDCTVNCVLIRKEPLKGRIADVDNVAYKFLFERLCLTHQKLNKILVKGGSDPQFGILFMDSIQPKFDEKIKIGVRNMIAEGTEHIVNDYIIEDVVFVDSRYRAMSQIVDCIAYVIRRYHRLSYSGSVNESEMSFYKECFDIIRPRIRKGPNGRMKGAGLKIYP; this is translated from the coding sequence ATGGACGAATCCGGTAAACCGAATTACAACGATACTGAGAACGAATATGTTCTCGCTGCAATCACAATCCATGAATCAGAATACAAACACGTTGAGAATGAGTTGTCAAAGGTCAAACAATCCTTTTTTCCAGACAAGGATCCGAAAGATATAGAGATCCATGCAACCGATATCATCAGCCGTAAAGGGATTTTCAGCGAAATGGACGTATCAAAACGTCTTCAGCTGCTAAAGGATATCCTGAGCACCTTGAAGATGATTGATTGTACTGTGAACTGTGTTCTGATTAGGAAGGAACCATTGAAAGGTAGGATTGCAGATGTGGATAATGTCGCTTACAAGTTCTTATTTGAAAGACTCTGTTTGACGCATCAGAAATTGAATAAGATATTGGTTAAAGGCGGATCGGATCCTCAATTCGGCATTCTTTTTATGGATTCGATACAACCCAAATTTGATGAGAAGATCAAGATCGGGGTACGTAACATGATTGCCGAGGGGACAGAGCACATCGTCAACGACTATATCATCGAGGATGTTGTCTTCGTCGATTCAAGGTACAGGGCGATGTCTCAGATCGTCGATTGTATCGCATATGTCATCAGACGTTATCATCGTCTGTCTTATTCAGGTTCTGTCAATGAATCAGAAATGTCTTTCTACAAGGAATGTTTCGACATAATACGTCCACGCATCAGAAAGGGGCCGAATGGGCGCATGAAAGGCGCTGGATTGAAAATATATCCGTAA
- a CDS encoding electron transfer flavoprotein subunit beta/FixA family protein codes for MKFAVAVKQVPDTTLIDVDENGSLVRAGVPSVLDPYSEYAMERAVALREDGDSVIAVSMGPDQAESALFRCLEIGADEAYLLSDRAFAGADVHATCRTLKAFMEKYVPDASLILCGKQASDGDTAQVPAELADMLGREQFCYATHIEREGGAFLITQDYGDEVRTCRAPEGSVVSVQEGDVNRPLPSIQRFIDVSSYEIKKLGRIDLGLGTFSVGLRGSRTKIVESRAVRLERSGRVTDGTDPRAAAEFIKGVL; via the coding sequence ATGAAGTTCGCGGTCGCCGTGAAACAAGTGCCAGATACCACACTTATAGATGTGGATGAGAACGGAAGCCTCGTCAGGGCCGGTGTCCCGTCGGTATTGGACCCGTATTCGGAATATGCCATGGAGAGGGCCGTAGCCCTCAGGGAGGACGGCGATTCGGTCATAGCGGTATCCATGGGTCCGGACCAGGCGGAGTCGGCCCTGTTCCGCTGTCTGGAGATCGGTGCCGACGAGGCATATCTGCTCAGCGACAGGGCGTTCGCCGGTGCCGACGTTCATGCGACGTGCAGGACGCTCAAGGCGTTCATGGAGAAGTATGTGCCAGATGCGTCGCTGATCCTGTGCGGGAAGCAGGCTTCCGACGGGGATACAGCCCAGGTGCCGGCGGAACTTGCCGACATGCTCGGCAGGGAACAGTTCTGCTATGCCACACACATCGAAAGGGAAGGCGGGGCCTTCCTGATAACGCAGGACTACGGTGACGAGGTCCGCACATGCCGTGCCCCCGAAGGGTCGGTGGTCTCCGTCCAGGAGGGCGATGTGAACAGGCCCCTGCCATCCATACAGAGGTTCATAGATGTCTCCTCGTACGAGATAAAGAAGCTCGGAAGGATCGATCTGGGTCTTGGTACCTTCTCCGTAGGTCTGAGGGGGTCGCGTACAAAGATAGTCGAGTCCCGCGCCGTACGTCTGGAACGTTCCGGCAGGGTCACGGACGGGACGGACCCGCGTGCGGCCGCCGAATTCATAAAGGGGGTGCTGTGA
- a CDS encoding ISL3 family transposase — protein MNIDDTETRVDIRIRSKGKVEHICPDCGCSCEGYDKRERTWQHMDFFDMECHLHCAVPRMECPKCGKVMLVDVPWAQENSGFTLLFEAKGVELMKEMPVNATGRYLGVTDKRLWRVLDKHVEERMKHQDLSELDRFYVDETSCRRGHRYVSIFVDEDHNIIFVTNGNDASSVARFREHLEAHEGKASNVKFICCDMGKGFLSGIKNEFPGAVVTYDRYHVIQHMSLAVDRARRHEWNVLREGGRLKDATKLKGQRFVLLRNVENLSPSQKERVDWILESHKEIGIVYGLKESLRDTWDYDSGYGAANHLLDWLITAERTGISALRDIIKVVDNHFSEILNWFRSKMNNGVMEGMNSVIQAVKRRARGYRDWRNLRTMCYLRGSGLC, from the coding sequence ATGAACATCGATGACACCGAGACCAGGGTCGATATCCGTATCCGTTCCAAAGGGAAGGTGGAACATATTTGTCCCGATTGCGGATGCTCATGCGAAGGCTATGACAAACGCGAAAGGACCTGGCAGCACATGGATTTCTTCGACATGGAATGTCATCTCCATTGTGCGGTTCCACGTATGGAGTGTCCGAAATGCGGGAAGGTCATGCTTGTCGATGTTCCATGGGCACAGGAGAACAGCGGTTTCACCTTGTTGTTCGAGGCCAAGGGTGTGGAACTGATGAAGGAGATGCCCGTCAATGCCACCGGAAGGTATCTTGGAGTCACGGACAAACGTCTCTGGAGGGTGTTGGATAAGCATGTCGAAGAGAGGATGAAGCATCAGGATCTGTCGGAATTGGACAGATTCTATGTGGATGAGACATCATGTAGGAGAGGTCACAGGTATGTGAGCATCTTCGTGGACGAGGATCATAACATCATATTCGTCACCAACGGCAACGATGCATCATCTGTGGCAAGATTCAGGGAACATCTGGAAGCACATGAGGGCAAGGCATCCAACGTGAAGTTCATCTGTTGTGATATGGGAAAGGGATTCCTATCAGGGATAAAGAACGAATTCCCTGGTGCAGTGGTGACATACGACAGATATCATGTGATACAGCACATGAGTTTGGCAGTGGATAGAGCGAGAAGACACGAATGGAACGTTCTGAGGGAGGGGGGCAGATTGAAGGATGCCACCAAACTCAAGGGACAGAGGTTCGTTCTGTTAAGGAACGTGGAGAATCTGTCACCTTCCCAGAAGGAAAGGGTCGATTGGATTCTGGAATCCCATAAGGAAATCGGTATCGTATACGGATTGAAGGAATCCCTGAGGGACACTTGGGATTATGACAGTGGGTATGGTGCGGCCAATCATCTGTTGGATTGGCTGATAACGGCTGAACGTACCGGTATCTCCGCATTGAGGGACATCATCAAGGTGGTGGACAATCACTTCTCCGAGATCCTCAATTGGTTCCGTTCCAAGATGAACAACGGTGTGATGGAAGGGATGAACAGCGTCATCCAGGCTGTGAAGAGGCGTGCAAGAGGGTACAGGGATTGGAGAAATCTCCGCACCATGTGCTATCTCCGTGGTTCAGGATTGTGTTGA
- the pheT gene encoding phenylalanine--tRNA ligase subunit beta produces the protein MTNVNFSYKDLEKLMGKELPQDEALEKLQLIGSDTGDTVPGSDEMTVEFFPNRPDMYSVEGIARAMRAFLGIEPGLKEYAVEDSDIEAVVTPGVKEIRPYFMCAAVFGVDVDDTALRSMMEMQEKLHITVGRKRSKLAIGIHDLDKVTPPFTFEAVDPDRFSFVPLAKTEKMTMREILEKHEKGRAYAHLMDGMEKFPVILDAKGNVLSFPPIINGALTTVTTSTRNLFVDVTGFDEGAVEECVNIVTTALAERGGTIKRVHMEGAPKESYPNLEPRTMTVSLKECGRFVGVDFTPEQAVEALGRMGLGAECDGDRLTVRIPAYRMDFLHDADVYEDVAIGYGFDNYGKKRHDVTQTFGKLLPETSFSEKVKDIMIGLGYTELTTLTLSNKRDEFEISGLPEVDAVTVKNPITEEHTCLRSYLMPSLMKILRHNKHRDLPQKIFEVGFVIRDAKTVLHLCALQAASRSSFTEVKSLTESVLREMNVEYAFETCDYSTFIPGRGAFITVDGQRIGVFGEMSPRTITDYEMTHPVTMLEMDLTGIISKRSGRLF, from the coding sequence ATGACCAACGTCAACTTCAGCTACAAGGATCTGGAAAAACTCATGGGGAAGGAGCTCCCGCAGGACGAGGCCCTGGAGAAACTCCAACTGATCGGCTCCGATACCGGGGACACCGTCCCCGGGTCCGACGAGATGACCGTGGAGTTCTTCCCCAACCGCCCAGACATGTACAGCGTCGAAGGGATAGCCCGCGCCATGCGTGCATTTCTGGGCATCGAACCGGGATTGAAAGAATATGCCGTGGAAGACTCCGATATCGAAGCCGTGGTCACCCCCGGCGTGAAGGAGATACGTCCCTACTTCATGTGTGCGGCCGTCTTCGGCGTGGATGTGGACGATACCGCACTCCGCTCCATGATGGAGATGCAGGAGAAACTGCACATAACCGTCGGAAGGAAGAGGTCCAAACTGGCCATCGGCATACACGACCTCGACAAGGTCACCCCTCCGTTCACCTTCGAGGCGGTGGACCCGGACAGGTTCTCGTTCGTCCCCTTGGCGAAGACGGAGAAGATGACCATGAGGGAGATCCTCGAGAAGCATGAGAAAGGAAGGGCGTACGCCCACCTCATGGACGGGATGGAGAAATTCCCCGTCATCCTGGATGCCAAGGGCAACGTCCTCTCGTTCCCGCCGATCATCAACGGTGCTCTGACCACCGTCACCACCTCCACCAGGAACCTCTTCGTCGACGTCACCGGTTTCGACGAGGGGGCCGTGGAGGAGTGCGTCAACATCGTCACCACCGCCCTCGCCGAGCGCGGAGGGACCATAAAGAGGGTCCATATGGAGGGTGCCCCCAAGGAGAGCTATCCCAACCTCGAGCCCCGCACCATGACCGTATCCCTCAAGGAATGCGGCAGATTCGTCGGAGTGGATTTCACCCCCGAGCAGGCCGTGGAAGCCCTCGGAAGGATGGGACTCGGGGCCGAATGCGACGGCGACAGACTGACCGTGAGGATCCCCGCCTACAGGATGGACTTCCTGCATGACGCCGACGTCTACGAGGATGTGGCCATCGGATACGGATTCGACAACTACGGAAAGAAAAGGCACGATGTGACCCAGACGTTCGGAAAGCTCCTGCCCGAGACCTCCTTCTCCGAGAAGGTCAAGGATATAATGATAGGGCTTGGATACACCGAGCTCACCACCCTCACCCTCAGCAACAAAAGGGACGAGTTCGAAATATCGGGTCTTCCCGAGGTGGATGCGGTCACCGTCAAAAACCCCATCACCGAAGAACATACCTGTCTCCGCTCGTACCTCATGCCGAGCCTGATGAAGATCCTCAGACACAACAAGCACCGCGACCTCCCGCAGAAGATATTCGAGGTCGGTTTCGTCATAAGGGATGCCAAGACCGTCCTGCATCTGTGCGCCCTCCAGGCGGCATCCAGGAGTTCCTTCACCGAAGTGAAGTCCCTGACAGAGAGCGTCCTCAGGGAGATGAACGTGGAATACGCGTTCGAGACCTGCGACTACTCGACTTTCATTCCCGGAAGGGGAGCGTTCATAACCGTCGACGGACAGCGCATCGGCGTATTCGGGGAGATGTCCCCCCGGACCATAACCGACTACGAGATGACCCATCCCGTGACCATGCTCGAGATGGACCTCACCGGGATCATATCCAAGAGATCGGGGAGGCTGTTCTGA
- a CDS encoding MBL fold metallo-hydrolase, whose amino-acid sequence MFIRWHGYSCFEFADDRVRMVMDPHDGKSIGIWPPTVAANLVLCTHNNYDRNAFRVIYGHHKDYTEAIGEIDFNGFKITGLPSFSDDKMGAERGVNAIYMFEMDGLRIAFCGGLGDIPSDKVIDRMRGTDIMFVPIGEYGTMPLEKVDGFVSKVEPKVVVPTDYRVGGITLPLSTLSQYMEGKDEEDFVHVGNEVELMEDDISEFTGYWIFDR is encoded by the coding sequence GTGTTCATAAGATGGCACGGCTACTCGTGTTTCGAGTTCGCCGACGACAGGGTAAGGATGGTGATGGATCCCCACGACGGGAAGTCGATAGGCATTTGGCCTCCGACCGTGGCCGCCAATCTCGTCCTGTGCACCCACAACAACTACGACCGCAACGCATTCAGGGTGATATACGGCCACCACAAGGACTACACCGAGGCCATCGGCGAGATCGATTTCAACGGATTCAAGATTACAGGTCTGCCGTCGTTCAGCGACGACAAGATGGGTGCGGAAAGAGGCGTCAACGCGATATACATGTTCGAGATGGACGGCCTCAGGATAGCCTTCTGCGGAGGGCTGGGCGACATACCCTCCGACAAGGTCATCGACAGGATGAGGGGGACAGACATCATGTTCGTACCCATAGGCGAGTACGGCACCATGCCCCTCGAGAAGGTCGACGGATTCGTCAGCAAGGTGGAACCGAAGGTCGTGGTCCCCACGGATTACCGCGTAGGAGGCATCACGCTCCCCCTGTCCACACTGTCCCAGTACATGGAAGGGAAGGACGAGGAGGACTTCGTCCACGTCGGCAACGAGGTGGAACTCATGGAGGACGACATCTCCGAGTTCACCGGGTACTGGATATTCGACCGGTGA
- a CDS encoding peroxiredoxin — MQAGDMFPHFVLQDENGEKVDSDALRGVRYVIYFYSKDNTPGCTKEAVEFTGLYPKFMLRNVPIFGVSGDSPETHRKFRESQGLKVKLLSDPDHALAKEVGAFGTKKLYGKEVVGNIRSTFIVGRDGVVEEAWTNVKAGGHAQKVLDAMLSHFRDDEPMEF, encoded by the coding sequence ATGCAGGCAGGCGACATGTTCCCGCATTTCGTCCTTCAGGACGAGAACGGGGAGAAGGTGGACTCCGACGCCCTCCGCGGCGTACGCTATGTGATATACTTCTATTCGAAGGACAACACGCCCGGGTGCACCAAAGAAGCGGTCGAATTCACCGGCCTCTACCCCAAGTTCATGCTCAGGAACGTCCCCATATTCGGAGTCAGCGGGGATTCCCCCGAGACCCACAGGAAATTCAGGGAGAGTCAGGGTCTGAAGGTCAAGCTGCTAAGCGACCCCGACCACGCCCTAGCCAAGGAGGTCGGTGCCTTCGGTACCAAGAAACTCTATGGGAAGGAGGTCGTCGGCAACATCCGTTCCACCTTCATCGTAGGCAGGGACGGTGTCGTGGAGGAGGCATGGACCAATGTAAAGGCCGGAGGGCATGCCCAGAAGGTCCTGGATGCCATGCTGTCCCATTTCAGGGACGACGAACCCATGGAATTCTGA
- a CDS encoding translation initiation factor IF-6, with the protein MSMRLTRVAGTFNIGVNAVANESLAFITPDADAAFIKDVEEVLGVKPFQTTVSGSHVVGSLVAMNSNGAVLSGLAEESEVEVIRKCLPVLLLPDQYNAAGNNILVNDNGAVVNPEMDDRTAEKVAEILNVEVVKASVAGCNTVGSVCRCTNKGCVCSTDATDDEVEILREVLKVDVQRSTVNHGSKYIGAGILANSKGALVGDETTPIEMGRIEDGLSL; encoded by the coding sequence ATGTCGATGAGGCTCACAAGGGTAGCTGGGACGTTCAACATAGGCGTCAATGCAGTCGCCAACGAGAGCCTCGCGTTCATTACCCCCGACGCCGACGCCGCGTTCATCAAGGACGTGGAGGAGGTGCTGGGGGTCAAACCCTTCCAAACAACCGTTTCGGGGTCCCACGTGGTGGGTTCCCTCGTCGCGATGAACTCCAACGGGGCGGTGCTCTCGGGATTGGCCGAGGAATCCGAGGTGGAGGTCATCAGGAAGTGCCTGCCGGTACTGCTCCTTCCGGACCAGTACAATGCAGCAGGTAACAACATCCTCGTCAACGACAACGGTGCCGTCGTCAATCCCGAGATGGACGACAGGACCGCGGAAAAGGTGGCGGAGATACTGAACGTCGAGGTCGTCAAGGCGTCCGTGGCCGGATGCAATACGGTCGGATCCGTCTGCAGGTGCACCAACAAGGGCTGTGTATGCAGCACAGATGCAACCGACGACGAGGTCGAGATCCTGAGGGAGGTCCTCAAGGTGGATGTGCAGAGGAGTACCGTCAACCACGGTTCCAAGTACATCGGTGCCGGCATCCTCGCCAATTCGAAGGGGGCTCTTGTCGGAGACGAGACCACGCCCATCGAGATGGGAAGGATCGAGGACGGTCTGTCCCTTTGA
- a CDS encoding 50S ribosomal protein L39e, translating into MSSTKPPAMKERLNKKVKQNRRVPAWVMLRTNRQFLRHPKRRSWRMGKLKE; encoded by the coding sequence ATGTCTAGTACAAAGCCCCCGGCAATGAAAGAGAGGCTCAACAAGAAAGTCAAGCAGAACCGCCGTGTTCCCGCCTGGGTCATGCTCAGGACCAACAGGCAGTTCCTCAGGCACCCGAAGAGAAGATCGTGGCGCATGGGAAAACTTAAGGAGTGA
- a CDS encoding 50S ribosomal protein L31e yields the protein MADEVSRIMVIPLRGARLAPRSRRTERAVKEVRAAIMRHMKVDAEHVWIDKTVNEKLWENGIRNPPSKITVKAVKFDDGLVEVSLSE from the coding sequence ATGGCAGACGAAGTCAGCAGGATCATGGTCATTCCGCTCAGGGGAGCAAGGCTTGCTCCCAGGTCCAGAAGGACCGAGCGCGCCGTGAAAGAGGTCAGGGCCGCCATCATGAGGCACATGAAGGTGGATGCCGAGCACGTCTGGATCGACAAGACTGTCAACGAGAAGCTGTGGGAGAACGGAATCCGCAATCCCCCTTCCAAGATCACCGTGAAAGCGGTCAAGTTCGACGACGGCCTCGTAGAGGTCTCTCTTTCCGAGTGA
- the hmgA gene encoding hydroxymethylglutaryl-CoA reductase (NADPH) has translation MTDGTGLKNRGHTHADVDERREAVEQYSGASLERIAKYCFKAEDAEHNIENMIGATQVPLGFAGPVRISGEYANGDFIVPLATTEGALVASISRGMSVINDSGGARTKVFGDYMTRAPVLRVRDLEHACQVIEWIDAHEDEIKAAVSGTTSHGRLARIEKFPTGRNLYLRFSFETGDAMGMNMATIASEAACKVIEEATDAVMVSVSGNMCSDKKPAAINMIEGRGKTVVAEALIPRETVEKRLHTSAELVVETNIRKNFIGSSMAGTLGANAHAANMVAAFYIATGQDPAQVVGGSMTLTDCEDVDGDLYISVRMPAVELGTVGGGTSLPCQAEALSIMGCKGSGKARKLAEILAATVLAGELSTLAAQAAGQLGKAHAELGRGKK, from the coding sequence ATGACAGACGGTACCGGGCTCAAGAACAGGGGCCACACTCATGCGGACGTCGACGAGAGGCGCGAGGCTGTCGAGCAGTACTCCGGAGCTTCCCTCGAGAGGATAGCCAAATATTGCTTCAAGGCGGAGGATGCCGAGCACAACATCGAGAACATGATAGGTGCGACACAGGTCCCCCTGGGGTTCGCAGGTCCCGTCAGGATATCGGGAGAATACGCCAACGGCGATTTCATAGTCCCCCTGGCCACCACGGAGGGGGCCCTTGTAGCCTCCATCTCCAGAGGGATGTCCGTCATCAACGACTCGGGCGGGGCGAGGACCAAGGTCTTCGGCGACTACATGACCCGCGCCCCCGTCCTGAGGGTCAGGGATCTGGAACATGCCTGCCAGGTCATAGAGTGGATAGACGCCCACGAGGACGAGATCAAGGCCGCCGTGTCCGGTACCACCTCCCACGGAAGACTCGCAAGGATCGAGAAGTTCCCCACGGGCAGGAACCTCTATCTCAGATTCAGTTTCGAGACGGGGGACGCCATGGGCATGAACATGGCGACCATCGCTTCAGAGGCCGCATGCAAGGTGATCGAGGAGGCTACCGACGCCGTCATGGTGTCCGTGTCGGGCAACATGTGCAGCGACAAGAAACCGGCCGCCATCAACATGATAGAGGGAAGGGGGAAGACCGTCGTCGCAGAGGCCCTCATCCCCAGGGAGACTGTCGAGAAGAGACTCCACACCTCCGCGGAACTCGTGGTGGAGACGAACATCAGGAAGAATTTCATCGGATCCTCCATGGCCGGCACGCTGGGGGCCAACGCCCATGCCGCCAACATGGTGGCCGCATTCTACATCGCCACCGGACAGGATCCGGCACAGGTCGTCGGAGGGAGCATGACCCTTACGGACTGCGAGGATGTGGACGGAGACCTGTACATAAGCGTGAGGATGCCCGCCGTTGAGCTCGGCACCGTCGGGGGAGGGACGTCCCTGCCCTGTCAGGCGGAGGCCCTCAGCATCATGGGCTGCAAGGGATCGGGAAAGGCCCGCAAACTTGCGGAGATCCTGGCCGCCACCGTCCTCGCAGGGGAACTGTCCACCCTGGCCGCACAGGCGGCGGGACAGTTGGGCAAAGCACATGCAGAGCTCGGGAGGGGAAAGAAATGA